In one window of Episyrphus balteatus chromosome 3, idEpiBalt1.1, whole genome shotgun sequence DNA:
- the LOC129914592 gene encoding 28S ribosomal protein S18c, mitochondrial has product MLRFGVTIAQKATGSLKLSTATRSLYVTPKHQFSTEATHNADDPIDIPNPYEKEKQKCILCRHDITPNYKNVKLLSQFQSPYTGRIYGRHITGLCYAKQEQVEKAIIHAQNCAMMPYYHKDLDFIKDPKLFDPERPVRPHKY; this is encoded by the exons atgctGCGATTTGGAGTAACAATTGCTCAAAAag CAACTGGCAGTCTTAAATTATCCACTGCAACACGATCACTCTACGTAACCCCCAAACATCAATTTTCCACCGAAGCTACACACAATGCCGATGATCCCATAGACATACCAAATCCCTATGAAAAGGAGAAACAAAAATGCATCCTTTGTCGACATGACATTACCCCCAACTATAAGAATGTGAAATTACTTTCTCAGTTCCAAAGTCCTTATACTGGTCGTATTTACGGCCGACACATTACTGGATTGTGTTATGCCAAACAGGAACAAGTTGAAAAGGCTATTATTCATGCACAAAATTGTGCAATGATGCCATACTATCACAAGGATCTAGACTTTATTAAAGATCCAAAACTGTTTGACCCCGAAAGGCCAGTTAGACCACATAAATACTAA
- the LOC129914591 gene encoding uncharacterized protein LOC129914591 produces MDNNIELQTPKNKLRSLGLRRNTPKANIPKTPLSDIKINYKSLQSETEVSSPITPKLRQTLSSTASSTNCLPYRLSLSRGAREKYKKKKLEFAANQLALDVQNTSELKQEETTKEKQLQRHRKHQEKVKELESVIAVWKEAFKTSLEELSSKIEPKMETEDLIARLGIPPDMIDYT; encoded by the coding sequence ATGGATAATAACATAGAATTACAAACTCCAAAAAACAAACTGCGAAGCTTAGGACTCAGAAGAAACACACCAAAAGCAAACATTCCCAAAACACCTCTAagtgatattaaaataaattataaatctcTTCAAAGTGAAACCGAAGTTTCTTCACCCATCACTCCAAAACTGAGGCAAACTCTATCCTCCACTGCTAGCTCAACAAATTGTCTACCATATCGTTTATCTTTGAGTCGGGGAGCTcgtgaaaaatacaaaaagaaaaaattagagTTTGCCGCCAATCAACTTGCTTTAGATGTGCAAAATACATCTGAATTAAAGCAAGAAGAAACAACGAAGGAAAAACAACTCCAACGACATCGCAAACATCAAGAAAAAGTTAAAGAGCTGGAAAGTGTGATAGCTGTTTGGAAAGAAGCTTTCAAGACTTCCCTCGAAGAGCTATCTTCAAAGATAGAACCAAAAATGGAAACAGAAGACTTGATAGCCCGTCTAGGAATTCCACCTGACATGATTGACTACACATGA
- the LOC129915885 gene encoding RING finger protein 37, which yields MSLINFLNSKLKPSVESEAICEDAYSISNLIADDLQQLNRGFMAFNVTKPPVDIFFEFPKAIDLKIIKIWNTIGSMKSTAFEIHGKIDGVYERVGYVRDLRGESVTFCYQSDYSSRNSSQQCEKAFFFKTASKILSNCTCIKVTIKSTQRCPPVLQKIQIWGLPAKSLEKADRELVKTIWNEVINPPGTREREKGQRSPSRNFPELCESSQLRVPEEFLDAITWELMVFPTVLPSGKVVDQSTIDRHSEVEAKWGRLPSDPFTGLEFSSHRKAILDLALKARIEKFLMENSEHFKTVPRTLGSSRVRRSKNRHASSFASDRDPSIMPCKRQKLEDSLYRPTMPHPTTLTSNVDTAISMALQRITRFTTKPAEIKRTTCIGCKSEDYSYEIQTCKHLVCRVCLVHLTREQMCTCKTSFRSSDVERHHK from the coding sequence ATGAGCTTGATAAATTTTCTCAACTCAAAACTCAAACCATCTGTAGAAAGTGAAGCTATTTGCGAAGATGCCTACTCCATTTCCAACTTAATTGCAGACGATTTGCAACAACTCAATCGAGGATTCATGGCATTCAATGTTACCAAACCACCGGTAGACATTTTCTTTGAATTCCCCAAAGCCATTGATttgaaaattatcaaaatctGGAACACAATTGGTTCAATGAAATCGACAGCATTCGAAATTCATGGTAAGATTGATGGGGTCTATGAGCGTGTTGGTTATGTTAGGGATTTGCGTGGCGAATCGGTTACATTTTGCTATCAAAGTGACTATTCCAGTCGAAATAGTAGTCAGCAATGTGAAAAAGCCTTTTTCTTTAAGACAGCAAGTAAGATTCTGTCAAATTGCACTTGTATCAAAGTGACAATCAAGTCGACACAACGTTGTCCACcagttttgcaaaaaatccaaatttgggGATTGCCTGCAAAGAGTCTCGAAAAAGCCGATCGAGAGTTGGTAAAGACCATCTGGAATGAGGTCATTAATCCACCAGGTACACGAGAACGTGAAAAGGGACAACGTTCGCCATCGAGGAATTTCCCGGAACTCTGTGAGTCATCACAGTTGCGAGTTCCAGAGGAATTCCTCGATGCTATTACATGGGAACTGATGGTCTTCCCGACTGTGTTGCCATCGGGAAAGGTCGTTGACCAATCGACAATTGACAGACACTCGGAGGTCGAAGCCAAGTGGGGTCGTTTGCCTTCGGACCCTTTTACGGGTTTGGAATTCTCGTCACATCGCAAGGCTATTCTCGATCTGGCTTTGAAGGCACGCATTGAGAAGTTCCTTATGGAGAATTCGGAACACTTTAAGACTGTTCCGAGGACATTGGGGAGTAGTCGGGTGCGTCGGAGCAAAAACCGACACGCTTCGTCATTCGCCAGCGATAGAGATCCATCTATAATGCCTTGCAAACGACAAAAACTCGAAGACTCGCTGTATAGACCGACCATGCCTCATCCTACAACTCTCACCTCGAATGTAGACACAGCCATAAGCATGGCTTTACAGAGGATTACTCGATTCACAACCAAGCCGGCGGAGATTAAGCGGACTACCTGCATCGGCTGCAAGTCGGAAGATTACTCGTATGAGATTCAAACGTGCAAGCATTTGGTGTGTCGTGTGTGCCTTGTGCACTTGACTCGTGAACAAATGTGCACATGTAAGACTAGTTTTAGATCGTCAGATGTGGAACGACATCATAAGTAA
- the LOC129916124 gene encoding sphingomyelin phosphodiesterase isoform X2 gives MKVIYKYFVFVFAFINIRFVENSSNYSDDVAAIFENEYVKYMKTGIETEEFKNITRQLAESHTTEITTLEIEYLSKTDKIFSCTACRAAVNTVIRMFRGEGEYASPESDEKVKATMVDICQRLKIYTVEVCEGFINLNYPIAKFIAQNTTADSRSFCGTFMRSTFCKVRDESFNWTLKIDSNGPAVEGPKLEIPPKGTNDLNILQVTDVHYDPLYEVGSLAGCDEPQCCQRYKNTTEGTQKAAGHWGDYRNCDTPWHTLVDSLNQIKKNHPNIDYIYNTGDIVDHTVWMTSREKNSDSLKKVNQLLKDTFGDIPVYPLVGNHESHPLNVFAPPSITDSEMTTQWLYDLLADLWSIWLPGSTKETIKKGGYYTLSPKSGFRIIALNNNDCANLNWWILYDGNYLTEQMNWLHDVLLQAEKDNEHVHILGHIPTGTKGYWNVCSREFGRIVERFHKTISAIFTAHTHQDELSLYYFNGTIPINVGFNGGSLTTYTNKNPNYKIYQVEPTTYQVVEQEAWYFNLTEANLKPDESPKWKLEYKMTQEFSMKDLSPASLDELLTKFAESPNLLRKYRKIFLVQSDNLVNKKCDHECLKDILCSMARGDNTQTERCEMLTTKLQEALDKEIEEGPGEGGGGSGGGGGGAASLIIFNITTILSIYFGLKFLV, from the exons ATGAaagttatttataaatattttgtgtttgtattcGCTTTTATTAACATTCGATTTGTGGAAAATTCTTCCAATTACTCAg ATGATGTTGctgcaatttttgaaaatgaatacGTCAAATACATGAAGACTGGTATTGAAACTGAAGAGTTCAAGAACATAACTCGACAACTAGCTGAATCTCACACAACCGAAATAACTACCCTCGAAATTGAATACCTATCAAAAACTGATAAGATTTTCTCATGCACCGCTTGCCGTGCTGCTGTCAACACTGTTATACGAATGTTTCGTGGAGAAGGTGAATATGCTAGTCCTGAGTCAGATGAGAAAGTAAAGGCAACAATGGTTGACATCTGCCAGCGTCTTAAAATCTATACCGTGGAAGTATGTGAaggatttataaatttaaattac CCAATTGCCAAATTTATAGCTCAAAACACAACTGCCGATTCTAGATCATTCTGTGGAACATTTATGCGGTCAACTTTTTGTAAAGTTCGTGATGAAAGTTTCAATTGGACACTGAAAATAGACTCAAATGGTCCCGCTGTTGAAGGACCAAAATTGGAAATTCCCCCAAAGGGAACTAATGACTTGAATATTCTTCAAGTAACCGATGTTCATTATGATCCTTTGTATGAGGTTGGATCGTTAGCTGGCTGTGATGAACCACAGTGTTGTCAGCGTTATAAAAACACAACCGAAGGTACCCAGAAAGCTGCAGGTCACTGGGGTGATTATCGTAATTGTGATACTCCTTGGCATACACTCGTTGATTCGTTGAatcaaatcaagaaaaatcatcCCAACATCGATTATATTTATAACACAGGTGATATAGTTGATCACACTGTCTGGATGACGTCACGAGAGAAAAAttcagattcattgaaaaaggtgAATCAGCTGTTGAAGGATACTTTTGGTGATATTCCTGTATATCCTTTGGTTGGCAACCATGAAAGTCATCCATTAAATGT TTTTGCCCCTCCAAGTATTACTGATAGTGAGATGACAACTCAGTGGCTTTATGATCTTTTAGCTGATTTATGGTCAATTTGGCTACCAGGTTCTACTAAAGAAACCATTAAAAAAGGTGGTTACTATACCTTAAGTCCAAAATCTGGATTCAGAATTATTGCCCTAAATAATAATGACTGTGCTAATTTAAATTGGTGGATTTTGTACGATGGCAATTACTTAACAGAGCAGATGAATTGGCTTCATGATGTCCTTTTGCAAGCTGAAAAGGATAACGAACATGTTCACATTTTGGGACATATACCAACGGGAACTAAAGGTTATTGGAATGTTTGTTCACGTGAATTTGGAAGAATAGTTGAGCGTTTTCACAAAACCATAAGTGCTATTTTTACTGCACACACACATCAAGATGAATTGAGTTTGTATTATTTCAATGGAACAATACCAATAAATGTTGGATTTAATGGTGGCAGTTTGACAACTTATACAAATAAGAAtccaaattataaaatatatcaaGTTGAACCGACTACTTAT CAAGTGGTGGAACAAGAAGCTTGGTATTTTAATCTCACTGAAGCCAATTTAAAACCAGATGAAAGTCCTAAATGGAAACTTGAATATAAGATGACTCAAGAATTTAGTATGAAAGATCTTAGTCCAGCTTCTTTAGATGAACTTTTGACGAAATTCGCCGAAAGTCCTAATTTATTAAGAAAG tatCGAAAAATCTTTTTAGTACAAAGTGACAATTTGGTAAATAAGAAATGTGATCATGAATGTTTAAAGGATATTCTCTGTTCTATGGCAAGAGGTGACAACACTCAAACAGAAAGATGTGAAATGCTGACAACTAAACTTCAGGAAGCA ctcGATAAAGAAATTGAAGAAGGTCCGGGTGAAGGAGGTGGCGGTAGTGGTGGTGGGGGTGGAGGTGCTGCCTCACTGATTATTTTCAACATAACAACCATTTTGTCCATTTACTTTGGATTGAAGTTTTTAGTTTAG
- the LOC129916124 gene encoding sphingomyelin phosphodiesterase isoform X1, protein MIWITAFSFLIGSSFALNLPIQKSNNISVKESDAALSDMCDDVAAIFENEYVKYMKTGIETEEFKNITRQLAESHTTEITTLEIEYLSKTDKIFSCTACRAAVNTVIRMFRGEGEYASPESDEKVKATMVDICQRLKIYTVEVCEGFINLNYPIAKFIAQNTTADSRSFCGTFMRSTFCKVRDESFNWTLKIDSNGPAVEGPKLEIPPKGTNDLNILQVTDVHYDPLYEVGSLAGCDEPQCCQRYKNTTEGTQKAAGHWGDYRNCDTPWHTLVDSLNQIKKNHPNIDYIYNTGDIVDHTVWMTSREKNSDSLKKVNQLLKDTFGDIPVYPLVGNHESHPLNVFAPPSITDSEMTTQWLYDLLADLWSIWLPGSTKETIKKGGYYTLSPKSGFRIIALNNNDCANLNWWILYDGNYLTEQMNWLHDVLLQAEKDNEHVHILGHIPTGTKGYWNVCSREFGRIVERFHKTISAIFTAHTHQDELSLYYFNGTIPINVGFNGGSLTTYTNKNPNYKIYQVEPTTYQVVEQEAWYFNLTEANLKPDESPKWKLEYKMTQEFSMKDLSPASLDELLTKFAESPNLLRKYRKIFLVQSDNLVNKKCDHECLKDILCSMARGDNTQTERCEMLTTKLQEALDKEIEEGPGEGGGGSGGGGGGAASLIIFNITTILSIYFGLKFLV, encoded by the exons ATGATTTGGATAACAGCTTTTAGTTTTCTAATTGGCAGCAGTTTTGCCTTAAatttaccaattcaaaaaagtaATAACATCTCAGTGAAAGAAAGTGATGCAGCTCTTTCGGATATGTGCG ATGATGTTGctgcaatttttgaaaatgaatacGTCAAATACATGAAGACTGGTATTGAAACTGAAGAGTTCAAGAACATAACTCGACAACTAGCTGAATCTCACACAACCGAAATAACTACCCTCGAAATTGAATACCTATCAAAAACTGATAAGATTTTCTCATGCACCGCTTGCCGTGCTGCTGTCAACACTGTTATACGAATGTTTCGTGGAGAAGGTGAATATGCTAGTCCTGAGTCAGATGAGAAAGTAAAGGCAACAATGGTTGACATCTGCCAGCGTCTTAAAATCTATACCGTGGAAGTATGTGAaggatttataaatttaaattac CCAATTGCCAAATTTATAGCTCAAAACACAACTGCCGATTCTAGATCATTCTGTGGAACATTTATGCGGTCAACTTTTTGTAAAGTTCGTGATGAAAGTTTCAATTGGACACTGAAAATAGACTCAAATGGTCCCGCTGTTGAAGGACCAAAATTGGAAATTCCCCCAAAGGGAACTAATGACTTGAATATTCTTCAAGTAACCGATGTTCATTATGATCCTTTGTATGAGGTTGGATCGTTAGCTGGCTGTGATGAACCACAGTGTTGTCAGCGTTATAAAAACACAACCGAAGGTACCCAGAAAGCTGCAGGTCACTGGGGTGATTATCGTAATTGTGATACTCCTTGGCATACACTCGTTGATTCGTTGAatcaaatcaagaaaaatcatcCCAACATCGATTATATTTATAACACAGGTGATATAGTTGATCACACTGTCTGGATGACGTCACGAGAGAAAAAttcagattcattgaaaaaggtgAATCAGCTGTTGAAGGATACTTTTGGTGATATTCCTGTATATCCTTTGGTTGGCAACCATGAAAGTCATCCATTAAATGT TTTTGCCCCTCCAAGTATTACTGATAGTGAGATGACAACTCAGTGGCTTTATGATCTTTTAGCTGATTTATGGTCAATTTGGCTACCAGGTTCTACTAAAGAAACCATTAAAAAAGGTGGTTACTATACCTTAAGTCCAAAATCTGGATTCAGAATTATTGCCCTAAATAATAATGACTGTGCTAATTTAAATTGGTGGATTTTGTACGATGGCAATTACTTAACAGAGCAGATGAATTGGCTTCATGATGTCCTTTTGCAAGCTGAAAAGGATAACGAACATGTTCACATTTTGGGACATATACCAACGGGAACTAAAGGTTATTGGAATGTTTGTTCACGTGAATTTGGAAGAATAGTTGAGCGTTTTCACAAAACCATAAGTGCTATTTTTACTGCACACACACATCAAGATGAATTGAGTTTGTATTATTTCAATGGAACAATACCAATAAATGTTGGATTTAATGGTGGCAGTTTGACAACTTATACAAATAAGAAtccaaattataaaatatatcaaGTTGAACCGACTACTTAT CAAGTGGTGGAACAAGAAGCTTGGTATTTTAATCTCACTGAAGCCAATTTAAAACCAGATGAAAGTCCTAAATGGAAACTTGAATATAAGATGACTCAAGAATTTAGTATGAAAGATCTTAGTCCAGCTTCTTTAGATGAACTTTTGACGAAATTCGCCGAAAGTCCTAATTTATTAAGAAAG tatCGAAAAATCTTTTTAGTACAAAGTGACAATTTGGTAAATAAGAAATGTGATCATGAATGTTTAAAGGATATTCTCTGTTCTATGGCAAGAGGTGACAACACTCAAACAGAAAGATGTGAAATGCTGACAACTAAACTTCAGGAAGCA ctcGATAAAGAAATTGAAGAAGGTCCGGGTGAAGGAGGTGGCGGTAGTGGTGGTGGGGGTGGAGGTGCTGCCTCACTGATTATTTTCAACATAACAACCATTTTGTCCATTTACTTTGGATTGAAGTTTTTAGTTTAG